In endosymbiont of unidentified scaly snail isolate Monju, the following are encoded in one genomic region:
- a CDS encoding TetR/AcrR family transcriptional regulator — MSPGRKHLPAEERRAVIVRTVLDLAGERNPSKITTAAIAERMGLTQGALFRHFPNKDAVWQAVMDWVTDRLLARIERAAEGVDSPLAQLEAIFLAHVAFVIEHPGVPRILFAELQRPEDSPVRNAVQRLMQRYAGRLVMHIEQGQAVGEIDPAVEPGTAAMALIGMVQGLVMQSLLAGDVTRMRAAAPPLFALYRRGLEVHS, encoded by the coding sequence ATGAGTCCAGGACGCAAGCACCTGCCCGCCGAGGAACGCCGCGCGGTGATCGTGCGCACCGTGCTCGACCTGGCCGGCGAGCGAAATCCGAGCAAGATCACCACCGCGGCCATCGCCGAGCGCATGGGCCTGACCCAGGGCGCGCTGTTCCGCCACTTTCCCAACAAGGACGCGGTGTGGCAGGCGGTGATGGACTGGGTGACCGACCGGCTGCTGGCGCGCATCGAGCGGGCAGCCGAGGGCGTGGATTCGCCGTTGGCGCAGCTCGAGGCGATCTTCCTCGCTCATGTCGCGTTCGTCATCGAGCATCCGGGGGTGCCGCGCATCCTGTTCGCCGAGTTGCAGCGGCCCGAGGATTCGCCTGTGCGCAATGCGGTGCAACGCCTGATGCAGCGTTATGCCGGGCGCCTGGTGATGCATATCGAGCAGGGGCAGGCCGTCGGCGAGATCGATCCGGCGGTTGAGCCTGGCACGGCAGCCATGGCGCTGATCGGCATGGTGCAAGGCCTGGTCATGCAATCGCTGCTGGCCGGTGACGTGACCCGCATGCGCGCGGCCGCGCCGCCCCTGTTTGCCCTGTATCGCCGTGGCCTGGAGGTGCACTCATGA
- a CDS encoding efflux RND transporter periplasmic adaptor subunit — MNLPRGRMLTVGAVLLPLLVLFAWTALRAGPLAPIAVRVTPVVEAAVRPGLFGIGTVEARDRYHIGPTQPGRLAKLGVDVGDRVRRRQVLAVMDDVDLGARIQAQQAAIQRARSAVREAQARLEYAERQLKRYERLRKVGSTSEELVATKRLERRIADAALQSTRDELNRLRHELEAQRRNLTLISPVDGVVVARNAIPGDTLVAGQAVVELIDPQRLWVNARFDQVSAEGLVAGLQASIVLRSRASVPLTGQVLRLEPLADAVTEEMLAKIGFDRVPDPLPPLGELAEVTVRLAPLPARPVVPNAALRRVDGELGVWVVDGESLRFAPVRIGARDLDGRVQVLEGLSPGEQVVIHNEKPLRMGATIRQVERLPGVKS; from the coding sequence ATGAACCTGCCGCGAGGTCGTATGCTGACGGTGGGGGCGGTACTGCTGCCCCTGCTGGTGCTGTTCGCCTGGACCGCGCTGCGCGCTGGTCCCCTGGCGCCGATCGCGGTGCGCGTGACCCCGGTGGTCGAGGCCGCGGTGCGCCCGGGCCTGTTCGGCATTGGCACGGTGGAGGCGCGCGACCGTTACCACATCGGTCCCACTCAGCCGGGCCGGCTGGCCAAGCTGGGGGTGGACGTGGGCGACCGCGTGCGCCGGAGGCAGGTGCTGGCGGTGATGGACGACGTGGACCTGGGGGCGCGTATCCAGGCTCAGCAGGCCGCCATCCAGCGCGCCCGCTCGGCCGTGCGCGAGGCCCAGGCGCGGCTCGAGTATGCCGAGCGTCAGCTGAAGCGCTATGAACGGCTGCGCAAGGTGGGTTCCACCAGCGAGGAACTGGTGGCCACCAAGCGCCTGGAGCGCCGCATCGCCGATGCCGCCCTGCAATCGACGCGCGATGAACTGAACCGCCTGCGCCACGAACTGGAGGCGCAGCGCCGCAACCTGACGCTGATCAGCCCGGTGGATGGCGTGGTGGTGGCGCGCAACGCCATCCCCGGCGACACCCTGGTGGCCGGGCAGGCGGTGGTCGAGCTGATCGATCCGCAACGTCTGTGGGTGAACGCCCGTTTCGATCAGGTCAGTGCCGAGGGGCTGGTCGCGGGACTCCAGGCTTCCATCGTGCTGCGCTCGCGGGCGAGTGTGCCGCTGACGGGGCAGGTGCTGCGGCTCGAGCCGCTGGCCGACGCGGTCACCGAGGAGATGCTGGCGAAGATCGGCTTCGACCGCGTTCCCGATCCGCTGCCGCCGCTGGGCGAGCTGGCCGAGGTCACGGTGCGTCTGGCGCCCTTGCCCGCGCGTCCGGTGGTGCCCAACGCGGCGCTGCGCCGGGTCGATGGCGAACTGGGCGTGTGGGTGGTCGACGGCGAGTCGCTGCGCTTCGCACCGGTGCGCATCGGCGCGCGCGATCTCGACGGTCGGGTGCAGGTGCTCGAAGGGTTGTCGCCGGGCGAGCAGGTGGTGATCCACAACGAGAAGCCGCTGCGCATGGGGGCGACGATCCGTCAGGTCGAACGCCTGCCGGGGGTGAAGTCGTGA
- a CDS encoding ABC transporter ATP-binding protein, whose translation MKEGGILIEGLRKRYGQGDTAVDALKEVNMRVEPGEVVGLIGPSGSGKSTLLKCLGAVIDPTAGRMTLGDEVIYDDGWTVRDLRALRRDKIGFVFQAPYLIPFLDVTDNVALLPMLAGVRNAQARDRALQLLEALDVQHRARAMPAQLSGGEQQRVAIARGLVNRPPVILADEPTAPLDSVRALAVIRILDDMARQYRTAVIVVTHDEKIIPTFRRIYHIRDGVTHEEQGEGRLPE comes from the coding sequence ATGAAAGAAGGTGGCATTCTCATCGAGGGCCTGCGCAAGCGCTACGGCCAGGGCGACACCGCGGTGGATGCGCTCAAGGAAGTGAACATGCGTGTCGAACCCGGCGAGGTGGTGGGCCTGATTGGACCTTCCGGCTCGGGCAAGAGCACCCTGCTCAAGTGCCTGGGCGCGGTCATCGACCCCACCGCCGGGCGCATGACCCTGGGCGACGAGGTGATCTACGACGACGGCTGGACGGTACGCGACCTGCGCGCCCTGCGCCGTGACAAGATCGGGTTCGTGTTCCAGGCCCCCTACCTGATTCCCTTTCTCGACGTCACCGACAACGTCGCGCTGCTGCCCATGCTCGCTGGCGTGCGGAACGCGCAGGCACGGGATCGGGCGCTGCAGTTGCTCGAGGCCCTCGATGTGCAGCACCGGGCGCGCGCCATGCCTGCCCAGCTCTCCGGCGGCGAACAACAGCGCGTGGCCATTGCCCGTGGTCTGGTCAACCGGCCCCCGGTGATCCTCGCCGACGAGCCCACCGCGCCGCTGGACTCGGTGCGCGCGCTGGCGGTGATCCGCATCCTCGACGACATGGCGCGTCAGTACCGCACCGCGGTGATCGTGGTCACCCATGACGAGAAGATCATCCCCACCTTCCGGCGCATCTACCATATCCGTGACGGGGTCACCCACGAGGAACAGGGTGAGGGGCGATTGCCGGAGTAG
- a CDS encoding IS110 family transposase, with translation MAMPVQPLLIGIDVSKQGLDICDDSNGPVQSISNDRQSIAAWLDSLPPGPVEIALEATSTFHLLVCELAFKARHTIEPPRVSRRLHFLRG, from the coding sequence ATGGCAATGCCTGTGCAACCCCTGCTGATCGGTATCGATGTCAGCAAACAGGGCCTGGATATCTGTGATGACAGCAACGGCCCCGTCCAGTCGATTTCCAATGACCGTCAGTCCATTGCCGCCTGGCTCGATTCGCTGCCACCGGGTCCGGTCGAAATCGCCCTCGAGGCCACCAGCACCTTTCACCTCCTGGTGTGCGAACTCGCCTTCAAGGCCCGCCATACGATTGAACCGCCCCGGGTTTCCCGGAGACTCCATTTCTTGAGAGGATAG
- a CDS encoding transposase — MLGLLNRRAVIVQAKTKLRQSLADLPGLKPQIQALFGHFKTLERKIDQQIQKWLEKAAWKDGALRVQAIEGIGPLTAAALVTAFQRGSFRSSDAFIMDVRVHDSGQMRGRRKLTKKGNAELRRLLYLAAMRACRTPAWRDFYQRYLDRGLAPVQALVQALVILGRKLARVAFAILRNETEYRPRNRCMQT, encoded by the coding sequence TTGCTGGGATTGCTCAACCGGCGTGCCGTCATCGTCCAGGCCAAGACCAAACTGCGACAAAGCCTGGCTGATCTGCCAGGCCTCAAGCCACAGATTCAGGCGCTCTTTGGTCACTTCAAGACACTTGAAAGAAAGATCGATCAGCAGATCCAGAAATGGCTCGAGAAAGCTGCCTGGAAAGACGGTGCCTTGCGTGTGCAGGCCATCGAGGGCATTGGCCCCCTCACCGCCGCCGCCCTGGTCACCGCCTTTCAGCGCGGCTCATTCCGCTCCTCCGACGCCTTTATCATGGATGTGCGCGTGCATGATTCCGGTCAGATGCGTGGGCGACGAAAGCTCACCAAGAAAGGCAACGCCGAGTTGCGACGCCTGCTCTACCTCGCTGCCATGCGCGCGTGTCGAACGCCAGCCTGGCGAGATTTCTACCAGCGGTATCTCGACCGCGGCCTGGCGCCGGTCCAGGCCCTGGTCCAGGCCCTGGTCATCCTCGGCAGAAAGCTCGCCAGGGTCGCTTTTGCCATCTTGCGAAATGAAACCGAATATCGGCCAAGAAATCGTTGCATGCAGACATAG
- the ispA gene encoding (2E,6E)-farnesyl diphosphate synthase, whose protein sequence is MTELPLADFIEQVARRTDRALDACLPAARVTPVRLHEAMRYVVLGDGKRFRPILLHAAGELLGAPAERLDVPACAIELIHAYSLVHDDLPAMDDDELRRGRPTCHKAYDEATAILVGDALQALAFQLIAEDPRLDALPAATRLRMLAELARAASSRGMVGGQALDIEAVGRELSLAELENMHIHKTGALIRVSVRLGAFCADPVDEAHLRALDHYAKCIGLAFQIRDDILDVEGETAHIGKTRGKDAADGKPTYPALVGLEEAREMADRLLGDALDSLSPFGERADTLRALARFVVDRQR, encoded by the coding sequence GTGACTGAACTCCCGCTGGCAGACTTCATCGAACAGGTGGCCCGGCGCACCGACCGAGCGCTGGATGCCTGCCTGCCCGCCGCCCGCGTCACCCCCGTGCGCCTGCACGAAGCCATGCGCTACGTGGTGCTGGGCGATGGCAAGCGCTTCCGTCCCATCCTGCTCCATGCCGCCGGCGAACTGCTGGGGGCACCGGCCGAACGTCTCGACGTGCCCGCCTGTGCCATCGAGCTGATCCATGCCTACTCACTGGTGCACGACGACCTGCCGGCGATGGACGACGACGAGCTGCGCCGTGGTCGCCCCACCTGCCACAAGGCCTATGACGAGGCCACGGCCATCCTGGTCGGCGACGCCCTGCAGGCCCTGGCCTTCCAGCTCATCGCCGAAGATCCGCGGCTGGACGCCCTGCCTGCGGCTACCCGACTGCGCATGCTTGCCGAACTGGCCCGCGCCGCCAGCTCGCGCGGCATGGTCGGCGGCCAGGCGCTGGACATCGAGGCGGTGGGCCGTGAGCTGAGCCTGGCCGAGCTGGAGAACATGCACATCCACAAGACCGGCGCGTTGATCCGGGTCAGCGTGCGCCTGGGCGCCTTCTGCGCCGACCCGGTGGACGAGGCGCACCTGCGCGCCCTCGACCACTACGCCAAGTGCATCGGGCTGGCCTTTCAGATCCGCGACGACATCCTCGACGTGGAAGGCGAAACCGCGCACATCGGCAAGACCCGGGGCAAGGACGCGGCCGACGGCAAACCCACCTACCCCGCCCTGGTTGGCCTGGAGGAGGCACGCGAGATGGCCGACCGCCTGCTCGGGGACGCACTGGACAGCCTTTCGCCCTTTGGCGAGCGCGCGGACACCCTGCGCGCACTGGCCCGCTTCGTTGTGGACCGACAGCGCTAA
- a CDS encoding exodeoxyribonuclease VII small subunit, with amino-acid sequence MSKADNDDISFEQALGELEALVERMESGELSLEESLASFEQGIALTRRCQQALEQAEQKVKILTSNTPDAATEPFDGD; translated from the coding sequence GTGAGCAAGGCAGACAACGACGACATCTCCTTTGAACAGGCTCTGGGCGAACTCGAGGCCCTGGTCGAGCGCATGGAATCGGGCGAACTCTCGCTGGAAGAGTCGCTGGCCTCGTTCGAGCAGGGCATTGCCCTGACCCGCCGCTGCCAGCAGGCGCTGGAGCAGGCCGAGCAGAAGGTGAAGATCCTCACCAGCAACACGCCTGACGCCGCCACGGAACCCTTCGACGGTGACTGA
- a CDS encoding CNP1-like family protein: MRKLVFLLAWCPLLAPAATDVADPYARFQAQDDYDESLEVPWVEIETHVQKGPDEQALVELENQHLPPGMRLFADLEHLAVDPRDHVSRLWLVVRSARGADNATFEGYRCATSEYKVYAYYNPRRSKPLRVVNLPRWRAIRPASWRDELVRETLCSDTNPRDPDSVRLRPQPGAADYQSPYE; this comes from the coding sequence ATGCGCAAACTCGTTTTTCTGTTGGCCTGGTGCCCCTTGCTGGCGCCAGCGGCCACCGACGTGGCCGATCCCTACGCCCGCTTCCAGGCCCAGGACGACTACGACGAGAGCCTGGAAGTCCCCTGGGTGGAGATCGAGACCCACGTGCAGAAGGGCCCGGACGAACAGGCGCTGGTCGAGCTGGAGAACCAGCACCTGCCGCCGGGCATGCGCCTGTTTGCCGATCTCGAACACCTGGCGGTCGATCCGCGCGATCACGTCAGCCGTCTGTGGCTGGTGGTGCGCTCGGCTCGTGGCGCCGACAACGCGACCTTCGAGGGATATCGCTGCGCTACCAGTGAGTACAAGGTCTATGCCTATTACAATCCGCGCCGGTCGAAACCCTTGCGGGTGGTGAACCTGCCGCGCTGGCGGGCCATCCGTCCCGCGAGCTGGCGGGACGAACTGGTGCGCGAGACCTTGTGCTCGGACACCAATCCGCGCGATCCCGACAGCGTGCGGCTGCGTCCTCAGCCCGGGGCGGCCGATTATCAGTCCCCTTACGAATGA